The Acetomicrobium flavidum genome window below encodes:
- a CDS encoding DNA methyltransferase — MSEKTRQHRQQILFDLESMPSGKVDLGASISCLGITFENDEKRREYFLDLLHKGLEELNAKLKGVPFTTLDDTISRLKSLEHWSVGDDDCINKLALCMAEAARISRRGSRDVDLLTLYKDEVGFPRGKIEDILRLSDPPYYTACPNPFIEDFIRCHGKSYDPQSSNYHREPFAADVSEGKNDPIYNAHSYHTKVPHKAIMRYILHYTEPGDIVFDGFCGTGMTGVAAQLCGDRNTVESLGYMVDDQGIVYQQETEDNGKSAWKPFSKLGARYAVLNDLSPAATFIAYNYNTPVDVKAFEREAKRILREVEEECGWMYATLPQGETDKAEIWADELKMCKTADEARKLIRAIPNLGQINYTVWSDVFICPECTKEVVFWESAVDKNAGKVYNEFPCPHCGALLTKRNMDRAWVTKYDSAIGKTIRQAKQVPVLINYRVGKKRYEKAPDDFDIALIDKIEQLDIPYWFPTDPIPKGDKTGEPLRIGITHVHHFYTKRNLWVLGALRHRVNMISTLSLHYWLNSLDHGLGKRVKHGNWSFPMSVLSGTLYIPALSRENNPLYFFEAKRRKQACALSETKAHINILATHSSSTLIIKDQYIDYIFTDPPFGGNLMYSELNFLWEAWLRVFTNNKPEAIENKVQGKGLPEYQRLMTECFKEYYRVLKPGRWMTVEFHNSKNSVWNAIQEALQVAGFVVADVRTLDKKQGSFNQVTQTGSVKQDIIISCYKPNEGLEERFKIEAGSEEGVWDFVRMHLKKLPVFISKDGKAEVIAERQNYLLFDRMVAFHVQRGVTVPLSAAEFYEGLAQRFPERDGMYFLPDQVVEYDKKRMKIKEVMQLELAVTDESSAIQWLKINLNRKPQSFQELHPQFIKEIGGWQKHEKPLELLEILEQNFLRYDGKGPIPAQIVSWMKQSADLRKIIQEELARGSSREENGQLYTENQELIKRAKDRWYVPDPNKASDLERLRERALLREFEEYRDSKQKRLRVFRLEAVRAGFKKAWQERDYATIIAIARKIPESALQEDPKLLMWYDQARMRFGVE; from the coding sequence GTGAGCGAAAAAACAAGACAACATCGTCAACAGATCTTGTTTGATTTAGAATCTATGCCCTCTGGCAAGGTGGACTTAGGTGCCTCTATAAGTTGCCTGGGTATTACATTTGAAAATGACGAAAAGCGGCGGGAATACTTCCTTGATCTGCTTCACAAAGGACTGGAAGAATTAAATGCCAAGCTTAAAGGCGTTCCTTTTACTACGTTAGATGACACCATATCTCGTTTGAAGTCGCTCGAACATTGGTCCGTTGGCGACGATGATTGCATAAATAAACTTGCCCTTTGCATGGCCGAAGCGGCACGAATTTCCCGCCGCGGAAGCCGGGATGTGGATCTTTTAACGCTTTATAAAGACGAGGTTGGCTTCCCTCGCGGCAAGATCGAGGATATCTTGCGCCTTTCCGACCCGCCTTATTATACGGCCTGCCCTAATCCATTCATCGAGGATTTCATCAGATGTCATGGCAAATCATATGATCCGCAAAGCAGTAATTACCATCGCGAGCCCTTCGCAGCCGATGTAAGCGAGGGCAAAAATGACCCGATCTATAACGCTCACTCCTATCACACAAAGGTGCCACATAAAGCAATCATGCGATATATACTGCACTACACTGAACCGGGCGATATTGTCTTTGATGGTTTTTGCGGCACGGGAATGACCGGCGTGGCGGCTCAACTTTGCGGTGACCGCAACACAGTGGAATCTCTTGGTTATATGGTGGACGATCAGGGGATAGTGTACCAACAGGAAACAGAGGATAACGGAAAAAGCGCGTGGAAACCTTTTTCTAAACTTGGCGCTAGATACGCAGTGTTAAATGATCTGTCGCCAGCTGCTACATTCATAGCTTATAACTATAACACTCCGGTAGACGTCAAAGCCTTTGAGCGTGAAGCTAAACGTATTCTACGTGAAGTTGAAGAAGAATGCGGCTGGATGTACGCTACATTGCCTCAGGGGGAGACTGACAAAGCAGAAATTTGGGCTGATGAGCTTAAAATGTGTAAAACCGCCGATGAAGCCAGAAAACTAATTCGTGCAATCCCAAACCTGGGACAGATCAACTATACGGTTTGGTCTGACGTGTTTATATGTCCAGAATGTACAAAGGAAGTCGTTTTCTGGGAATCTGCCGTGGACAAAAATGCCGGCAAAGTCTACAATGAGTTTCCTTGTCCACATTGCGGTGCTTTGCTCACCAAGCGCAACATGGATCGTGCCTGGGTGACCAAATATGATAGCGCCATTGGCAAGACCATCCGCCAGGCAAAGCAAGTTCCGGTGCTCATAAATTATAGGGTGGGCAAAAAGCGCTACGAGAAAGCGCCCGATGACTTTGATATAGCGCTTATTGACAAGATCGAACAGCTCGATATTCCCTATTGGTTCCCTACAGACCCAATCCCTAAAGGCGACAAAACTGGCGAGCCACTTCGTATTGGTATTACCCACGTGCATCATTTCTATACGAAGCGAAATTTGTGGGTGCTGGGGGCCTTACGGCATCGAGTTAATATGATTAGTACCTTATCTTTACATTATTGGCTTAATTCTCTTGATCATGGGTTAGGTAAACGTGTGAAACATGGTAATTGGTCTTTTCCAATGAGCGTATTGTCAGGCACTTTATATATTCCTGCACTATCTAGAGAAAATAACCCTCTTTATTTTTTTGAAGCAAAAAGAAGGAAGCAAGCATGTGCCCTATCTGAAACAAAAGCACATATTAATATTTTGGCAACTCATTCATCTTCAACTTTGATAATAAAAGATCAATATATAGATTATATTTTCACTGACCCTCCTTTTGGTGGAAATTTGATGTATTCAGAGCTTAATTTCTTGTGGGAAGCATGGCTCAGAGTTTTCACCAACAACAAACCAGAGGCCATCGAAAATAAGGTTCAAGGAAAGGGACTACCGGAATACCAACGACTTATGACGGAGTGCTTCAAAGAATATTATCGGGTGCTTAAGCCTGGTCGTTGGATGACGGTGGAATTTCATAACTCTAAAAACAGCGTATGGAACGCCATTCAAGAAGCCTTACAAGTGGCTGGGTTTGTGGTTGCAGATGTTCGCACACTTGACAAAAAACAAGGCTCTTTTAATCAGGTAACGCAAACAGGTTCAGTGAAGCAAGATATCATAATTTCATGTTATAAACCTAACGAAGGTTTGGAAGAACGTTTCAAAATTGAGGCTGGCAGCGAAGAAGGTGTCTGGGACTTCGTCCGCATGCATTTAAAAAAGCTTCCGGTATTCATCTCCAAGGACGGCAAGGCAGAGGTCATTGCCGAGCGTCAAAACTATTTACTCTTCGACAGAATGGTGGCTTTTCATGTCCAGCGTGGAGTTACTGTACCACTTTCTGCAGCCGAGTTTTACGAAGGCCTTGCCCAACGATTTCCGGAACGTGATGGCATGTATTTCTTGCCTGACCAGGTAGTGGAATATGACAAAAAACGCATGAAAATCAAAGAGGTTATGCAGCTTGAGCTTGCCGTTACCGATGAATCCTCTGCAATTCAATGGCTTAAGATAAATCTCAACAGAAAGCCGCAAAGTTTCCAGGAACTACATCCGCAGTTCATAAAGGAGATTGGCGGCTGGCAAAAACACGAAAAACCGCTTGAACTTTTGGAAATTTTGGAACAGAACTTTCTTCGCTATGACGGGAAAGGGCCAATTCCTGCGCAAATAGTTTCTTGGATGAAACAAAGCGCTGATTTGCGCAAAATCATACAAGAAGAGCTAGCAAGAGGTAGTTCGAGGGAAGAAAATGGCCAATTATACACTGAAAACCAAGAGCTTATAAAACGTGCAAAGGATCGTTGGTATGTCCCCGATCCAAATAAAGCGAGCGATTTAGAGAGGCTTCGTGAGCGTGCCTTATTGCGCGAATTTGAGGAATACAGAGATTCCAAACAGAAACGACTTAGGGTATTTAGACTCGAAGCTGTTCGTGCCGGCTTCAAGAAGGCTTGGCAAGAACGCGATTACGCAACCATCATCGCCATAGCGCGCAAAATCCCAGAAAGTGCACTTCAAGAAGACCCAAAATTGTTGATGTGGTACGATCAAGCGCGCATGCGCTTTGGAGTTGAATGA
- a CDS encoding DEAD/DEAH box helicase, translated as MEINNTEWYYNSDYNGLCRVIETQTLWGETICRVWMPNKNAVVRISASQLKPLSEITIDNKHRIAYLAFAAKVVDALTQDVLLAPIESQVIPLPHQVKALSKAVSSNWVRYLLADEVGLGKTIEAGLIMRELKLRGLVKRTLVVVPKGLVAQWIAEMRFHFKEEFRFIIPSDFSAYRRIASQENLWQIHPQVICSMDSVKPLDNRRGWSMEQVAEYNKERFENLISAGWDLVIVDEAHRLSGSTDQVARYKLGLGLSKAAPYLLLLSATPHQGKTDAFHRLLSLLDAQAFPDVNSVSKDRVQPYVIRTEKRKAIDVQGQPLFKPRYTHLVSVSWENCHRQQKLLYEEVTKYVRKGYNRAKLEKRNYIGFLMILMQRLVVSSTRAIRTSLERRLEVLEEPLEQLSLSPVIIEEDWADLDGQEQIDIAIRLRSEALKDEKTEVSRLLDLAKDCESQSYDAKAEALVSWIYRLQADEGDPGLKVLVFTEFVPTQEMLYEFLTERGISAACLNGSMDMDERVRVQKAFAEDVRVLISTDAGGEGLNLQFCHVVINYDIPWNPMRLEQRIGRVDRIGQSRMVRAFNFVFDDSVEKRVREVLEEKLDVIFQEFGIDKTADVLDSAQAGQMFDDLYVEAILNPENVETKVDEVVKSIRQQAMESKQSASLLGSAEDLNPREAQQLLAHPFPYWVEQMTINYILANGGMAEKKDGAWDLTWPDNEKMANVVFDKEEMIKNPSKYYLTFEDPKIRALTMNLPPFVPGQPIPIIAVQGLPLEIVGFWSLWRISISTADWNRYRVMPLFLADGGQIFIPTARHIWDQLLSTYPRIICHMDVDSSRLVFEQLWKAGEQQGKFIYDELLQAHKRHLIWEQEKGEYAFDARRRIIMRIGLKQVRNHRLKILEREERYFHEELKLKAKVMPEMVPVLMARIEGETADG; from the coding sequence ATGGAAATAAACAATACAGAATGGTACTACAACTCGGATTATAACGGCCTTTGCCGTGTAATTGAAACCCAGACGCTTTGGGGCGAGACTATTTGCCGTGTCTGGATGCCTAATAAAAATGCTGTTGTTCGTATATCAGCTTCACAGCTTAAACCGTTAAGTGAAATTACAATCGATAATAAACACCGGATAGCCTATCTTGCTTTCGCAGCGAAGGTTGTCGATGCTTTGACTCAAGATGTTTTGCTTGCGCCAATAGAATCACAGGTCATCCCATTGCCTCACCAAGTTAAAGCCCTGTCTAAAGCTGTTTCCTCGAATTGGGTTCGCTACCTTTTGGCGGACGAAGTTGGGCTTGGCAAGACCATTGAAGCAGGGCTCATAATGCGTGAGTTAAAGCTCCGTGGCTTAGTTAAGCGCACTTTGGTTGTTGTACCTAAAGGGTTAGTAGCCCAATGGATAGCCGAGATGCGCTTTCATTTTAAAGAAGAGTTTCGTTTTATCATACCAAGCGACTTTTCTGCTTATCGACGAATAGCTAGTCAAGAAAACCTGTGGCAAATTCATCCTCAAGTGATCTGTTCAATGGATTCAGTGAAACCCTTAGATAACCGACGCGGATGGTCGATGGAACAGGTTGCTGAGTATAATAAAGAACGCTTCGAGAATCTGATCTCTGCCGGATGGGATCTGGTCATAGTAGACGAGGCACACCGTTTAAGCGGCAGCACGGATCAGGTGGCTCGTTATAAACTTGGTTTGGGACTTTCGAAAGCTGCTCCTTATTTGCTTTTGCTCTCCGCTACGCCGCATCAAGGTAAGACGGATGCTTTCCATAGGCTGCTTTCGCTCCTAGATGCCCAAGCATTTCCCGATGTAAATAGCGTATCTAAAGATCGGGTGCAGCCGTATGTAATTCGAACGGAGAAGCGTAAAGCCATAGATGTGCAAGGTCAGCCGCTATTCAAGCCGCGATATACACATTTAGTGTCAGTTTCTTGGGAAAATTGTCACAGGCAGCAAAAATTGCTTTATGAAGAAGTAACTAAATATGTCCGCAAAGGCTATAACAGAGCGAAGCTTGAAAAGCGCAATTATATTGGATTTCTAATGATTTTAATGCAACGATTGGTAGTATCGAGTACGCGAGCTATTCGCACGTCGCTTGAAAGGCGTCTCGAAGTGCTTGAAGAGCCGCTTGAACAGTTATCATTATCCCCAGTTATTATAGAGGAAGATTGGGCCGATTTGGATGGTCAGGAGCAAATAGATATAGCCATTAGACTTCGGTCCGAAGCTTTAAAGGATGAAAAGACGGAGGTAAGCCGTCTTTTAGATTTAGCCAAAGATTGTGAAAGCCAAAGTTACGATGCTAAGGCTGAAGCGCTTGTTAGCTGGATTTACCGACTTCAGGCTGATGAAGGTGATCCTGGTCTTAAAGTGCTGGTTTTTACAGAGTTTGTGCCAACTCAGGAGATGCTTTACGAGTTTTTAACGGAGAGGGGCATCTCTGCGGCCTGCCTTAATGGCTCTATGGATATGGACGAGCGTGTTCGAGTGCAAAAAGCTTTTGCGGAAGATGTGCGTGTTCTAATTTCGACGGACGCTGGTGGCGAGGGCCTTAATCTCCAATTTTGTCACGTGGTGATAAATTACGATATCCCCTGGAACCCAATGCGCTTGGAACAGCGTATTGGCAGGGTAGATCGCATCGGCCAGTCGCGTATGGTTAGAGCTTTTAATTTTGTATTTGATGACTCCGTGGAAAAGCGAGTTCGGGAGGTGTTGGAAGAAAAGCTGGATGTCATATTTCAAGAATTTGGCATAGACAAGACTGCTGATGTACTTGATTCTGCCCAAGCAGGCCAGATGTTCGATGATCTTTACGTCGAAGCCATACTGAATCCAGAAAATGTGGAGACCAAGGTTGACGAGGTGGTAAAAAGCATTCGACAACAGGCTATGGAGTCAAAACAGAGTGCCTCTTTGCTTGGATCTGCTGAAGATTTAAACCCTCGGGAGGCACAACAGTTGTTGGCTCATCCCTTTCCATATTGGGTAGAACAAATGACGATAAACTATATTTTGGCCAATGGTGGCATGGCTGAGAAAAAAGATGGCGCATGGGATCTAACTTGGCCAGACAATGAGAAAATGGCTAATGTTGTATTTGACAAAGAAGAAATGATAAAAAATCCGTCAAAATACTATCTCACCTTTGAGGACCCCAAGATAAGAGCTCTGACCATGAATCTTCCGCCATTTGTGCCAGGGCAACCAATACCGATAATTGCTGTTCAAGGCCTTCCATTGGAGATAGTTGGTTTTTGGTCGCTATGGCGAATTTCAATCTCTACTGCTGACTGGAATCGTTATAGGGTCATGCCCTTATTCTTAGCTGATGGTGGTCAGATATTTATTCCCACCGCCAGGCATATTTGGGATCAATTATTAAGCACATATCCCCGGATAATTTGTCACATGGATGTTGACAGTTCTCGCCTGGTTTTTGAGCAACTTTGGAAGGCAGGAGAACAACAAGGCAAGTTTATCTATGATGAACTGCTCCAGGCCCATAAAAGACATCTTATCTGGGAGCAAGAAAAGGGCGAGTATGCCTTTGATGCACGACGTAGGATAATAATGCGAATTGGTCTAAAACAGGTACGTAATCACCGCCTGAAGATCTTGGAACGAGAGGAACGATATTTCCATGAGGAGCTTAAACTTAAAGCAAAGGTTATGCCGGAAATGGTTCCTGTGCTAATGGCTCGCATAGAAGGAGAAACCGCCGATGGCTAG
- the pglZ gene encoding BREX-3 system phosphatase PglZ, whose protein sequence is MASWRDIILSEFQPQIARLTLVADPDDLLLEEDIFEEMRARGFDLIPFDDNVAFRYIYESKFRSRWDNGEETDSMAVLRLTSNELDLLPYDLLQAGRKVSISLADIFPNLSYPVVATLDFIYLDALFQAQDKFSPGRLGDNATKSFILRYVFEIIPEFIKEPKDLLLVLLRRHYLGMRIPPIVDEYLIQFLQQNEMFKDWPLDIIVSDRQAFFAFLQERWPIFLNTLALKGNEVCEDPSRYGLRFSGPALLPFDHEEIRVYIDDLFLEGLLHPVPCREAQLPKEHWIKFGVTIDPEESYYRRIVGLMDSVEENLKDNMRHEMWLHFAYKWAELLALEFTSDFGLPDTCKERMDALKSKIDGMFQDWILKRYASLINLSPASPVMLHHIPRFLARNLAGDKRTKIALLLIDGLALDQWITLRNVLKELDSRLQFRESAVFAWIPTLTSVSRQAAFAGKPPMFFPTNIRTTDRESNLWAQFWAEQGLSANDTAYIRGLGNEISNKHYEVLKQDRLRIAGLVVDKIDRIMHGMELGTAGMHNQIWQWTKQGFMRDLLSILIDNDFKVYITSDHGNIEAKGIGCPNEGVTAELRGERVRIYSDLSLRTKCKMSFPDSLEWPSIGLPEDYYALIAPSRAAFIRKDDVIVSHGGISIEEVIAPFIEVERA, encoded by the coding sequence ATGGCTAGTTGGCGTGATATAATCCTTAGTGAGTTTCAGCCTCAAATCGCACGCCTAACATTAGTTGCAGATCCTGATGATTTGTTGCTTGAAGAGGACATCTTTGAAGAAATGCGCGCAAGGGGTTTTGATCTGATACCTTTTGATGATAATGTTGCATTTAGGTACATTTATGAATCCAAGTTCCGTTCTCGTTGGGACAATGGTGAAGAGACCGATTCAATGGCTGTTCTTAGGTTGACTTCAAATGAACTAGATTTATTGCCATATGACTTACTACAAGCTGGACGCAAGGTTTCGATTTCCTTGGCTGATATTTTCCCAAATTTAAGCTATCCAGTTGTTGCGACACTTGATTTCATTTACCTTGATGCTTTATTCCAAGCTCAAGATAAGTTTTCGCCAGGACGATTGGGGGATAACGCTACTAAAAGTTTCATACTTCGCTACGTATTTGAAATAATCCCGGAGTTTATTAAAGAGCCTAAGGATCTGCTTTTGGTGTTGCTTCGTCGACATTACCTCGGCATGAGAATTCCGCCGATCGTTGATGAGTACCTTATTCAGTTTCTTCAGCAGAATGAGATGTTCAAAGATTGGCCTTTAGATATTATCGTTTCGGATAGGCAGGCCTTTTTTGCATTTCTTCAAGAACGATGGCCTATATTTTTAAATACACTAGCATTAAAAGGCAATGAAGTTTGTGAAGATCCTTCAAGATATGGATTAAGGTTTTCGGGCCCGGCCCTTTTGCCATTTGATCATGAGGAAATTCGCGTTTATATTGATGACCTATTTCTTGAAGGCTTACTTCATCCTGTTCCTTGCAGAGAAGCGCAATTACCTAAAGAACACTGGATAAAATTTGGCGTAACAATTGACCCTGAAGAAAGCTATTATCGTCGCATTGTTGGATTGATGGATTCCGTCGAAGAAAACTTAAAGGATAATATGCGGCATGAGATGTGGCTTCACTTTGCCTATAAATGGGCTGAACTTTTAGCCTTAGAATTTACATCAGACTTTGGTTTACCTGATACGTGTAAAGAACGCATGGATGCACTAAAATCAAAGATCGATGGAATGTTTCAAGATTGGATTTTGAAGCGTTATGCGAGCCTTATAAATCTTTCGCCGGCATCTCCAGTAATGTTACATCATATTCCTAGATTCCTTGCGCGAAATCTAGCAGGGGATAAGCGCACTAAAATAGCCCTTTTGTTAATTGATGGCCTTGCTTTAGATCAATGGATAACATTACGTAATGTCTTAAAAGAGTTGGATTCAAGATTGCAGTTTAGAGAGTCTGCGGTTTTTGCGTGGATACCAACTTTAACGTCAGTATCTCGACAAGCGGCATTTGCTGGGAAACCTCCCATGTTCTTTCCGACAAACATTCGAACGACTGATAGGGAATCGAATCTTTGGGCTCAATTCTGGGCAGAGCAAGGACTTAGTGCCAATGATACAGCTTACATCAGAGGGTTAGGTAATGAAATATCTAATAAACATTATGAGGTTCTAAAACAAGATCGATTACGAATAGCTGGTTTGGTCGTAGATAAGATTGATCGTATAATGCATGGAATGGAGTTAGGTACTGCTGGCATGCATAATCAGATTTGGCAATGGACTAAGCAGGGATTCATGAGAGACCTTTTAAGCATTTTAATAGATAATGATTTTAAAGTATATATTACATCAGATCATGGGAACATCGAGGCCAAGGGAATTGGTTGTCCTAATGAAGGGGTAACTGCAGAATTGCGGGGAGAGCGTGTTCGTATATATTCCGATCTAAGTTTAAGAACAAAGTGCAAAATGTCATTTCCCGATTCACTGGAATGGCCGTCTATTGGCCTCCCAGAAGATTATTATGCTTTAATTGCACCAAGCAGGGCGGCCTTTATTCGTAAAGACGATGTGATTGTAAGTCATGGCGGCATTAGCATCGAGGAAGTTATAGCCCCATTTATCGAGGTTGAACGAGCATAA
- a CDS encoding GmrSD restriction endonuclease domain-containing protein, giving the protein MPDVVFKKVDYTLKKLVEDIDIGEIGLPDIQRPFVWPSSKVRDLFDSMYRGYPIGYFLFWENGFPGEHKVIGTGQKQKAPRLLIVDGQQRLASLYTVTKAVPIVSKDFRHARIRIAFNPIEERFEVTNPVIESDVKWISDISEIWKPEMSSYTFINKFFYRLGANREIADEERTKIANSITRLEKLLDYPLTALEISSSVDEDRVAEIFVRINSKGTPLNQADFILTLMSVFWDDGRKQLEEFCRQAKKPPVDNRPSPYNHYLTPSPDQLLRPSVALGFRRARLEHVYSLLRGKDLQTQQFSVEQREKQFDTLREAQDCVLNLQNWHDFFKVLKRAGYQSGKLISSEMAIVYTYAMWLIGKMDYCVDPYYLREVMARWFFMVALTGRYTGSPESRMEQDLALLRAIDTAEGFVKVLDQQINAIFTRDYWEVTLPNELETAAARSTGQFAFYAALCLLDANVLYSKMKVSELLDPTIKSKKKALERHHLFPRRYLQKIGIREKRLIYQTANYALVEWRDNIAISDKAPKDYVPQIEARFTGEELQKMYTLHALPERWYEMEHTTFLNERRKLMADIIRRGFMKLKENI; this is encoded by the coding sequence ATGCCGGATGTTGTTTTTAAAAAGGTCGATTATACCCTCAAGAAGCTTGTGGAGGATATTGATATAGGAGAGATTGGGCTACCCGATATCCAAAGACCGTTTGTTTGGCCAAGCAGCAAAGTGCGGGACTTGTTTGACTCAATGTATCGTGGTTATCCGATAGGTTATTTTTTATTTTGGGAGAATGGCTTCCCCGGTGAGCATAAGGTCATAGGGACTGGCCAAAAGCAAAAAGCCCCTCGTTTGTTAATAGTAGACGGCCAACAACGATTGGCTTCATTATACACAGTAACTAAGGCAGTTCCTATTGTAAGTAAAGATTTTCGTCATGCTCGTATTCGTATTGCCTTTAACCCCATAGAAGAAAGATTTGAAGTTACAAACCCTGTCATTGAAAGTGATGTGAAATGGATTTCCGATATAAGCGAGATATGGAAACCGGAAATGAGCAGTTATACGTTTATAAATAAATTCTTTTATCGTCTTGGAGCAAATCGTGAAATTGCCGATGAAGAAAGAACAAAAATAGCAAATTCAATCACACGGTTAGAAAAGCTCTTAGATTATCCCCTTACTGCGTTGGAAATATCTTCTTCTGTTGATGAAGATAGAGTTGCAGAAATATTTGTTCGCATCAATAGCAAGGGTACACCGCTTAATCAGGCTGATTTTATTCTTACACTTATGTCGGTGTTTTGGGATGATGGTCGAAAACAGTTGGAGGAGTTTTGCCGTCAGGCTAAAAAACCACCAGTTGATAATCGTCCATCACCATATAACCATTACCTTACTCCTAGCCCTGATCAGTTGTTAAGGCCTAGTGTTGCCCTTGGTTTTCGTCGAGCAAGGTTAGAGCACGTATATTCGCTACTGCGCGGGAAGGATTTGCAAACTCAGCAGTTTTCTGTAGAGCAGAGAGAAAAACAATTTGATACATTGAGAGAAGCTCAGGATTGTGTTTTGAACCTCCAAAATTGGCACGATTTCTTTAAGGTGCTAAAGCGTGCCGGTTATCAAAGCGGTAAGCTCATCTCCTCCGAAATGGCAATAGTCTATACATATGCAATGTGGTTGATCGGTAAGATGGATTATTGCGTAGACCCTTATTACCTGAGAGAAGTTATGGCTCGCTGGTTTTTTATGGTAGCTCTTACGGGACGTTACACCGGCTCTCCAGAAAGTCGTATGGAGCAGGATTTAGCGCTCTTACGGGCGATCGATACAGCTGAAGGGTTTGTGAAAGTGCTGGATCAACAAATAAATGCCATTTTTACAAGAGACTATTGGGAAGTGACCCTGCCTAACGAATTAGAGACAGCTGCCGCTCGCAGTACTGGCCAATTTGCCTTTTATGCAGCGCTTTGCCTTCTTGATGCCAATGTGTTGTACTCTAAGATGAAGGTCTCTGAATTGTTGGATCCAACCATTAAAAGTAAAAAGAAAGCCCTGGAACGTCATCATCTGTTTCCTCGGCGATATTTGCAGAAAATTGGCATTCGAGAGAAGCGTCTTATTTATCAGACGGCTAACTACGCCTTGGTGGAATGGCGTGACAATATAGCCATATCGGATAAAGCACCCAAGGATTATGTGCCTCAAATTGAGGCCAGATTTACCGGTGAAGAACTGCAAAAAATGTATACGTTGCATGCGCTGCCCGAAAGATGGTATGAAATGGAACATACGACCTTCTTAAATGAGCGTAGAAAATTAATGGCTGATATCATTCGCAGGGGATTTATGAAATTGAAAGAAAATATATAA
- a CDS encoding pyrimidine dimer DNA glycosylase/endonuclease V, with protein MRIWSLHPRYLDSKGLVALWREGLLAKAVLEGKTRGYVHHPQLARFRAQPDPVGAINAYLHFVLLEGRARNYCFDENKLLPVERCQLISVTDGQICYEWKHLLAKLKTRVISRYSLLCSIKVPDVHPLMKVVPGPVEPWEAIR; from the coding sequence ATGAGAATCTGGTCGCTGCATCCTCGTTATCTTGACAGCAAAGGGCTGGTGGCGCTGTGGCGGGAGGGGCTGCTCGCCAAGGCGGTATTGGAAGGAAAGACTCGCGGTTACGTCCATCATCCCCAGCTTGCACGTTTTCGCGCTCAACCGGATCCTGTGGGCGCTATAAATGCCTATTTACATTTCGTGCTCCTTGAGGGTCGTGCGCGAAACTATTGCTTCGACGAGAATAAGCTGTTGCCCGTCGAAAGATGTCAGCTAATTTCCGTGACCGACGGGCAGATTTGCTACGAATGGAAGCATTTGTTGGCCAAGCTCAAGACAAGAGTTATAAGTCGGTATAGCTTGCTTTGTTCAATAAAAGTTCCTGACGTTCACCCTTTGATGAAGGTCGTTCCCGGTCCCGTTGAACCCTGGGAAGCGATAAGGTGA
- a CDS encoding RraA family protein produces the protein MLKVKNFGEPLEHDILNRLNILSTAEICDGMSEFNVTRCGSIDAGITPVSKNRHFVGVAYTVRAVGGNTFPVQYAIYNGKPGYVLLVDTGEYRDGPYLGELMATVAKNIGLVAVVIDGFIRDSDAIMQMDYTVFCRGFMPCKPSKFDDGEINAAISCGGIDVAPGDVLVGDCDGVVAIPRIKLKEVLMASEKKHLADSERKRKIYDFFADNQFNRKGLDVRLIMPEEVRKLVRK, from the coding sequence ATGTTAAAGGTAAAAAATTTCGGTGAACCGTTAGAGCATGATATATTAAATCGATTAAACATACTCTCTACTGCTGAAATTTGCGATGGAATGTCTGAATTTAATGTGACTCGTTGCGGAAGTATAGACGCAGGTATTACACCTGTCAGCAAGAATAGACACTTCGTTGGCGTTGCTTATACGGTAAGAGCCGTTGGCGGAAACACATTTCCAGTGCAATATGCCATTTATAATGGCAAACCTGGATATGTACTATTAGTGGATACGGGGGAATATCGAGATGGTCCTTATCTGGGTGAACTTATGGCCACCGTTGCAAAAAACATTGGCCTTGTCGCCGTAGTGATAGACGGTTTCATAAGAGATTCTGATGCGATTATGCAAATGGATTACACAGTGTTCTGCAGAGGATTTATGCCATGCAAACCATCGAAGTTCGATGATGGCGAGATTAATGCTGCCATATCATGCGGCGGCATTGACGTGGCCCCGGGCGACGTCTTGGTGGGAGATTGTGATGGCGTCGTAGCAATACCAAGGATTAAATTAAAAGAAGTTTTAATGGCATCTGAAAAGAAACACCTTGCTGACAGCGAACGCAAAAGGAAAATATATGACTTTTTTGCAGATAATCAATTTAATCGAAAAGGCTTAGATGTAAGACTTATAATGCCTGAAGAGGTAAGAAAATTGGTTAGAAAATAG